Within Phaeodactylum tricornutum CCAP 1055/1 chromosome 26, whole genome shotgun sequence, the genomic segment TGACGGATATAATAtccgagcaagatcaaacgctcttcagccgttggagaaatggcgacaccggaGCGGGGAATCACCGCTGGGGCGCCTGGCTGAGCGGCGTTGGGGTTTGGGACGGtccccccgggacgacggagggtgttgcacatatccttgatgaacttgtccgtcaagaacacgaagtcctcgacggaagtaatagattcggtaatggcgtcgcgatgagacgcgtcgacaataccaatcgcctggagggcgttacggacttgagcgagagctgcggccatggtgaactttttACTTTCTTCCTaaggacgggaaggaacttcgaaaagagtacgagttgagcatgtgttagcgaggtcggcttggcataacgggaacaacaatagtttcctttgatcactggttacgagttttgcaaatatttggttcgcatacgcttaaatagtgatagccggcctgattgccgggtcaataactaaaatacccattgtggtatatatatacacatttgatagcaagagtgGAGAAGCAGCAAATACCACTTGGTACGAGGTCCGATATTAACAATTGGtaagtggatgttcgaaaacagatcctacttaacatccaagcttaggatgccgctcgggctagagcgttgagtaaagcttcggtagaagaagctccatggaagcgtccaaccatggggagtgccttgtttcaagccgctattgcagacgagaaacccagtatccgatcgacacgactacCACGTGGACGATTACGAGATACCGTCAGTATGTTctaggcctctgcaggcgtcggcgactcgacaacaacatgaagagccaggtattatgcttgcctccccaggcacattcggcctcggcgcttccgtcaaaacactcacaaacactcagacaatcacaacaaacttatacctttgatcccacagggatacagaacgactttgggtctgataaactagataactgcaacgataaccgactagaatcgcactagaatagcacaagatcactagtgtcTAGTCTACTTCTGTCCTATATTGAGGACCCATCCTCAATAAAGGACATTTTCCAAACCTCTAGAACTATACATTATACTCAGATCTGTTTAAAACAAATGCTACCATCGTGTTCCCCATGCTCTGAAATGTCTTGGGAGAGCATGGCATGCTCTATTTCTTAACATTTTAAGAGCATTTGTCGTCAATGCTAGGGTTACTCAAAATatatttgctttttttttcgacCCGAACTGAGCCATTCCCGAGTCAATGTAGTGTCCATTGCATCCCTCATAGTCAACCTTTTATACACAACTTACACCAAGCTCATTACAAATTATGTCAGAAGGGGATTCCCGCCGAAAGATTGGTGCTCAGGTGACAGCGAAGGCCTGTCATGTTGTCCATTTGAGTGAGTGTGCTCGGCGATACGGTGCTTTGAGGACCACCAAGGTCGTTGTGGGGACTGTTGTGGAGGTCAACAATACCAGAAAGGCGCCAAACAACCGTGTATCAACCTTCATTACTGCTGACTTTGATATTGGTGGAGGATCAGTCAAGCGGAGCACTCTGAACATCCGTAGCGTCAAACTTTTCAAACCGGACCAGTCGACAGTACCAGCCAGTCCCGCAGCACCAATACCGGCAGTAGACAACGCAGACACAGATTTGGCCGTTCCAGAgcaagaggaaggagaagcGGTCTTGCAGGAGACTTCTCCtgatgaagaattggaatttCCAGCACAACCGATGATGAAAATTGGAATAGCTGCGGGGGAACAGGTAGCAGGACCTACCGCACAAGTAGCCACGCAGGTTTGGGGTGTTGAAGACGCTTCCTTTGTAATGGCTCATGAAACAAAGTGGTATGCTGACGAGCAAGCTACATTGATTGATATAAATGGCAGTGTCCAAAGTAAGCAGTTTGGCATCAATACACCAATTGGCGACCTTCTTGGTCCAGACTCTGACATTGATGGAAAATATTCGCGGCTgcaattttttcttctcaTGTTTCCACCCGACCAACTGAGCGCCATGTGTCAGCTAACAAATGTGCAGCTTGCCCAACAGAACAAGCACTGCATGTCAACAGGAGAGCTGCTTTGATTCTTTGGCATTCTAATTCTTGcgacaaaatttgaatttagCAGTCGATCGCAATTGTGGTCCACAACCGCGCCGTCAAAATACATTCCTGCCCCTgcattcggaaaaacaggaaTGTCGCGGCAGCGCTTTGATGATCTTTGGCGAAATATCCGATGGAGCAACCAGTGTCCTGAACGGCCGGAAGGTATGAGCTCCCATACGTTTCGGTGGCAACTTGtcgatgattttgttgaaagataCAACAATCATCGAGCCAATACTTTCAAACCATCTCATCTTATTTGTGTGGATGAATCAATGTCGCGATGGTATGGACAAGGGGGGGAATGGATAAATCATGGACTCCCCAATTATGTGGCTATTGACCGAAAGCCCGAAAACGGTTGTGAGATTCAAAATGCCGCATGCGGCTGTTCGGGTATCATGCTTCGATTGAAGGTTGTAAAGGGTAAGACAGCAACAGAAAATGATGGGGACTACAATGAACAGTTGCTGCATGGAACAAAGATCCTCAAAGAGCTTgtccttccttggtggtggacggatCGGATTGTTTGCGCTGACTCGTATTTTTCATCTGTCGGTACAGCTATGGAGTTGCAGCGACATGGTTTGAGATTTATTGGAGTTGtaaaaacagcaacaaaacaatatCCGATGAGATACCTTTCGACTTTAGAGTTGAACCAGAGAGGCGAACGGAGAGGGCTTGTGATGCGAGATGTTGATACAAATTATAGCACtctgttggcttttgtgtggATGGACAGGGACCGCCGATATTTTGTGTCGAGTGCTTCCAGTCTGGATGCAGGCAAGCCCTACGTACGCTATCGTTGGAGACAGATTGACCAATCTCCGGATGCAGATCCAGAGAGGCTGGAAATTATCATTCCACAGCCCAAAGCAGCGGAATTATACTATTCTGCATGTGGGATGATTGACAGGCACAATCGAAGTCGTCAggatacactgatgcttgaACGAAAGTTGGGTACAACAAATTGGTCGACAAGGGTTAACCTCtcaatatttggaatgattgttgttgacacttGGTTGGCCTACAGTCTgtgtacaggaataggaaGAGCTAACGggagagaagaaaagcagaaagactTCTACACTGCCTTGGCTGAGGAGCTAGTGGATAACCAAtacgacaatgttggaagtcgcagAGTTTTCGTGGAGACAAATTTGGACAATGACAGCCCAGCACTTTCAAGGACTACAGGAGAACCAAGAAGTGGCCTGTACGCACATCTaacaccaaccaaaaaaagaagaaagaacaaagacggtAGTTTTAGCAGCAATAGACTACAAGGACGAtgcttggtgtgttccaagaagacaacatatgtttgctcagtgtgcaaagatgaagaaacaccTCACTCCAGAGAACCGTGGGTTTGTTATACCACCAAGGGGAAGCTGTGCTATGCAAACCATATGGCTACCTGTCACGGCGCCTAACGAACAATATGGTACAAGTTTTATGTATGCATGTCCTATTTTAAATAGTAAAAGTGTGATTCTTGatcaccatggtcaaattccatttttgtgtAGAATTTTGTACTACCGCTACAGGATTACTTTatgtttttgcttcttttcttgtcctATATATAGGACAAAATGATGTCCTATATCTAGGACAACGGCCGGTAGACT encodes:
- a CDS encoding predicted protein — encoded protein: MSEGDSRRKIGAQVTAKACHVVHLSECARRYGALRTTKVVVGTVVEVNNTRKAPNNRVSTFITADFDIGGGSVKRSTLNIRSVKLFKPDQSTVPASPAAPIPAVDNADTDLAVPEQEEGEAVLQETSPDEELEFPAQPMMKIGIAAGEQVAGPTAQVATQVWGVEDASFVMAHETKWYADEQATLIDINGSVQSKQFGINTPIGDLLGPDSDIDGKYSRLQFFLLMFPPDQLSAMCQLTNVQLAQQNKHCISRSQLWSTTAPSKYIPAPAFGKTGMSRQRFDDLWRNIRWSNQCPERPEGMSSHTFRWQLVDDFVERYNNHRANTFKPSHLICVDESMSRWYGQGGEWINHGLPNYVAIDRKPENGCEIQNAACGCSGIMLRLKVVKGKTATENDGDYNEQLLHGTKILKELVLPWWWTDRIVCADSYFSSVGTAMELQRHGLRFIGVVKTATKQYPMRYLSTLELNQRGERRGLVMRDVDTNYSTLLAFVWMDRDRRYFVSSASSLDAGKPYVRYRWRQIDQSPDADPERLEIIIPQPKAAELYYSACGMIDRHNRSRQDTLMLERKLGTTNWSTRVNLSIFGMIVVDTWLAYSLCTGIGRANGREEKQKDFYTALAEELVDNQYDNVGTQHFQGLQENQEVACTHI